A stretch of the Egicoccus sp. AB-alg6-2 genome encodes the following:
- a CDS encoding N-acetylmuramoyl-L-alanine amidase has protein sequence MTTATHAGFLSRATLGMRPPKSISRNIDAARGGCALHYGGDNVPIASHAQCIATWLSWQRFHMDSRGWADLAYTLGVCQHGYVFAGRGAGLRTAANGSNDGNLRFYAIVWIGGARQTPTALALAAIDWAIAELRRLGAGDRVVRHADLNSTGCPGDPLGRHARLRDRQPIRQQSQDAVPPATPIEQEYEMKRGDRGGDVRKMQERLIQLGHYTGQLDGDFGPQTEAAVLAYQQERRLEVTGRVSLWTAVDLQARAHALGSHR, from the coding sequence ATGACCACCGCGACCCACGCAGGGTTCCTTTCTCGCGCCACCCTCGGGATGCGGCCACCGAAGTCGATTTCGCGCAACATCGACGCCGCCCGCGGCGGCTGCGCCCTGCACTACGGCGGCGACAACGTCCCGATCGCCAGCCACGCCCAGTGCATTGCGACCTGGCTGTCCTGGCAGCGGTTCCACATGGACTCGCGAGGGTGGGCGGACCTCGCCTACACGCTCGGTGTGTGCCAGCACGGCTACGTGTTCGCCGGACGCGGCGCCGGCCTCCGCACCGCGGCGAACGGCAGCAACGACGGCAACCTGCGCTTCTACGCCATCGTATGGATCGGCGGTGCACGCCAGACCCCCACGGCCCTCGCGCTGGCCGCCATCGACTGGGCGATCGCCGAGCTACGTCGGCTGGGTGCCGGTGATCGTGTCGTGCGCCATGCCGATCTGAACTCCACCGGCTGCCCAGGCGACCCGCTCGGCCGTCACGCGCGCCTGCGGGACCGGCAACCGATCCGCCAACAGTCGCAGGACGCAGTCCCACCGGCGACACCCATCGAGCAGGAGTACGAGATGAAGCGTGGTGACCGCGGCGGCGACGTTCGCAAGATGCAGGAACGGCTCATCCAGCTAGGCCACTACACGGGTCAGCTCGACGGCGACTTCGGGCCGCAGACCGAGGCCGCGGTGCTCGCCTACCAGCAGGAACGACGCCTCGAGGTGACCGGCCGCGTGTCGCTCTGGACCGCCGTGGACCTACAGGCTCGTGCTCACGCGCTGGGTAGCCACCGGTAG
- a CDS encoding S-layer homology domain-containing protein, producing MDSMFDVVDAPSGRSDIFAAVVDGSSYPWERLALWLERTAGGRLSVLWRPMSMQFTGQWWAAGSAADGYPRASLVLNTDMRPSALPFTIAHELGHAVDSATLGNIDRARLSELMHRRPLPQLGHFDHDHRDAGHANEDWSSHANHYPSRLNEAFADLFVAAFCPEQWERRWPRFVHWTDDLDAFRRLVLTRDIPTATVTPDVVAASQEDDPMGRFVDVPDTATHARDIEDLAAAGIIAGNTDGTFKPGAPVRRDQMAAMLARALDKVAPGWRG from the coding sequence ATGGACTCCATGTTCGACGTCGTTGATGCTCCCTCCGGCAGGTCCGACATCTTCGCTGCCGTGGTGGACGGTTCGTCCTACCCGTGGGAACGGCTGGCCCTGTGGCTCGAGCGGACCGCCGGCGGCCGTCTCAGCGTGTTGTGGCGGCCGATGTCGATGCAGTTCACCGGCCAGTGGTGGGCCGCCGGTTCCGCCGCCGACGGCTACCCGCGCGCGTCGCTGGTGCTCAACACAGACATGCGGCCGTCGGCGCTGCCGTTCACCATCGCGCACGAGCTTGGCCATGCCGTCGACTCGGCCACGCTCGGCAACATTGACCGGGCCCGGTTGTCCGAGCTGATGCACCGCCGTCCGCTGCCGCAGCTCGGCCACTTCGATCACGACCACCGCGACGCCGGCCACGCCAACGAGGACTGGTCGTCGCACGCCAACCACTACCCGTCCCGGCTCAACGAGGCGTTCGCTGACCTGTTCGTCGCCGCCTTCTGCCCCGAGCAATGGGAAAGGCGCTGGCCGAGGTTCGTGCACTGGACCGACGACCTCGACGCCTTCCGACGCCTGGTCCTCACCCGCGACATCCCCACCGCCACCGTCACGCCGGACGTCGTGGCGGCCAGCCAGGAGGACGACCCGATGGGACGCTTCGTCGACGTGCCAGACACCGCCACCCACGCCCGCGACATCGAAGACCTGGCGGCCGCCGGGATCATCGCGGGCAACACGGACGGGACGTTCAAGCCCGGCGCGCCAGTCCGGCGGGACCAGATGGCGGCCATGCTCGCCCGCGCGCTCGACAAGGTCGCACCGGGTTGGCGCGGCTGA
- a CDS encoding phage tail tape measure protein, which yields MALTVGELTAFLTLDDSDFDRGVDKADSKFGSFAAGLGKAALAGVAVAGAAVAGFAAVGVKEFASFERGMNEVFTLLPGASADAMGKMEKDVRKFAVEMGVTTDKVVPALYQSLSAGVPPDNVFAFLEVAQKAAVGGVTQLETAVDGITSVVNAYGAEVMDAGRASDLMFTAVRLGKTNFEELSGSLYNVLPTASALGVGFEDITAAMAQMTAQGVPTSVATTQMRQLLVELSKEGGKASDSFKEIAGVGFAEFIAQGGNVADALDIMQQAADNNGVALQDMFGSVEAGNAALALASDGTDDYRAALAEMAESAGATEQAYDQMNQGLERARERIGALWGELKLQVGELLAPYIQAAAESMIESIMSFVTGWQQGATEVGRNVNEIIGGAQAMGSQAREAFDTVKTWWDENGPVIRERFQQVMDKSVEMGQALKVWWTETAKPAVDEFLAVISEHWPRIEGIWNNLATVVTAAGDVISNVLELMRREHDVTADTADAAAGRTVTSFERLVGAGEWASSNLSTSMEVLAGAIDRDSDRVIRALHNATDGGFTRFTTESARQMVLFKRDIEERVGEVVGFFRALPGRIVAAFGNAGDLLRGIGRQIIDGLTAGMRDAWSNARDWLSGLGGQIRNLKGPIEKDRVLLTDIGREIIGGLGRGMEDEWRQVERLLGTMTAEIPLTVDAGAVAAAAGGRVPGAVLGGERVIEVHHHQPIHVTGTMMDPEGVVRALETATRRSRREFGPVV from the coding sequence GTGGCGCTGACCGTTGGCGAGCTGACGGCCTTCCTCACCCTCGACGACTCCGACTTCGACCGCGGGGTCGACAAAGCCGACTCGAAGTTCGGGAGCTTCGCCGCCGGCCTCGGCAAGGCCGCGCTGGCCGGCGTCGCCGTGGCCGGAGCTGCAGTCGCCGGATTCGCCGCCGTCGGGGTGAAGGAGTTCGCCTCGTTCGAGCGCGGCATGAACGAGGTCTTCACCCTCCTCCCCGGCGCGTCGGCCGACGCCATGGGGAAGATGGAGAAGGACGTCCGCAAGTTCGCGGTCGAGATGGGCGTCACCACCGACAAGGTCGTCCCTGCGCTCTACCAGTCGCTCTCTGCCGGTGTGCCGCCCGACAACGTGTTCGCGTTCCTCGAGGTGGCCCAGAAGGCCGCTGTCGGTGGCGTCACCCAACTCGAAACAGCGGTAGACGGGATCACGTCGGTCGTAAACGCCTACGGCGCCGAGGTCATGGACGCCGGCCGGGCCTCGGACCTGATGTTCACCGCCGTGAGGCTGGGCAAGACGAACTTCGAGGAGCTGTCCGGGTCGCTCTACAACGTCCTGCCCACCGCGAGCGCGCTCGGGGTGGGGTTCGAGGACATCACCGCCGCAATGGCGCAGATGACCGCGCAGGGTGTGCCGACCTCGGTGGCAACCACGCAGATGCGGCAGCTGCTGGTTGAGCTGTCGAAGGAGGGCGGCAAGGCGTCCGACTCGTTCAAGGAGATCGCCGGGGTCGGGTTCGCCGAGTTCATCGCCCAGGGCGGCAACGTCGCTGACGCGCTCGACATCATGCAGCAGGCGGCCGATAACAACGGCGTCGCGTTGCAAGACATGTTCGGATCCGTGGAGGCCGGTAACGCCGCGCTCGCGCTCGCGTCCGACGGCACCGACGACTACCGGGCCGCCCTGGCCGAGATGGCCGAGTCTGCTGGCGCGACCGAGCAGGCGTACGACCAGATGAACCAGGGCCTGGAACGCGCCCGGGAACGCATCGGTGCGCTCTGGGGCGAGCTCAAGCTGCAGGTCGGCGAGCTCCTCGCCCCGTACATCCAGGCGGCGGCGGAGTCCATGATCGAGTCGATCATGTCGTTCGTGACCGGCTGGCAGCAGGGCGCGACCGAGGTCGGCCGCAACGTCAACGAGATCATCGGTGGCGCCCAGGCGATGGGATCTCAGGCTCGTGAGGCGTTCGACACGGTCAAGACCTGGTGGGACGAGAACGGGCCCGTCATCCGTGAGCGGTTCCAGCAGGTGATGGACAAGTCCGTCGAGATGGGCCAGGCGCTCAAGGTGTGGTGGACCGAAACGGCCAAGCCTGCGGTCGACGAGTTCTTGGCCGTCATCAGCGAGCATTGGCCACGGATCGAGGGCATCTGGAACAACCTGGCCACGGTGGTCACCGCTGCGGGGGACGTCATCAGCAATGTGCTCGAGCTGATGCGCCGCGAGCACGACGTCACGGCGGACACCGCAGACGCGGCCGCCGGCAGGACTGTCACGTCGTTCGAACGGCTGGTCGGTGCGGGCGAGTGGGCTTCGTCGAACCTGTCGACGTCGATGGAGGTCCTGGCCGGCGCTATTGATCGCGACTCGGACCGGGTGATTCGGGCGCTGCACAATGCCACGGACGGTGGGTTCACCCGGTTCACCACCGAGTCGGCACGGCAGATGGTGCTGTTCAAGCGGGACATCGAGGAGCGGGTCGGCGAGGTCGTCGGGTTCTTCCGTGCCCTGCCCGGCCGGATCGTGGCGGCGTTCGGCAATGCCGGCGATCTCCTGCGCGGGATCGGCCGACAGATCATCGACGGTCTCACCGCCGGGATGCGTGATGCCTGGAGCAACGCGCGGGACTGGTTGTCCGGACTTGGCGGCCAGATCCGCAATCTGAAGGGCCCGATCGAGAAGGACCGGGTCCTGCTGACCGACATCGGGCGCGAGATCATCGGCGGTCTCGGCCGCGGTATGGAAGACGAGTGGCGGCAGGTTGAGCGGCTGCTGGGGACGATGACGGCGGAGATCCCGCTGACTGTGGACGCCGGCGCGGTCGCTGCGGCGGCAGGTGGACGGGTGCCAGGCGCGGTTCTCGGCGGCGAGCGGGTCATCGAGGTGCACCACCACCAGCCCATCCATGTGACCGGCACCATGATGGACCCGGAGGGTGTGGTGCGGGCGCTGGAGACGGCGACTCGCCGATCCCGCCGCGAGTTCGGGCCGGTGGTATGA
- a CDS encoding phage tail tube protein gives MLSVIPAREWTFEISDGAAEPTFIEIGGLDNFGWDRQTASEETDDFSSQGQGASLPMRRASTIALSGHRLEDPDTGDRDPGQEEIETSAELIGAAAVRDFQVTTPGGKVGTFVGWAEMGSTGGGKNNKTGWAATLHINGRIVWDA, from the coding sequence GTGCTCAGTGTCATCCCCGCCCGCGAATGGACCTTCGAGATCTCCGACGGCGCCGCCGAACCAACCTTCATCGAGATCGGTGGCCTCGACAACTTCGGATGGGACCGTCAGACCGCCTCCGAAGAGACCGACGACTTCTCCTCGCAGGGGCAGGGCGCGTCCCTGCCGATGCGACGGGCCAGCACCATCGCCCTGTCCGGCCACCGGCTCGAGGACCCCGACACCGGTGACCGCGACCCCGGCCAGGAAGAGATCGAGACGTCCGCTGAACTGATCGGCGCCGCCGCGGTCCGCGACTTCCAGGTCACCACCCCGGGCGGGAAGGTCGGCACGTTCGTCGGCTGGGCCGAGATGGGCTCGACCGGCGGCGGGAAGAACAACAAGACCGGCTGGGCAGCCACCCTGCACATCAACGGTCGCATCGTCTGGGACGCCTGA
- a CDS encoding minor capsid protein produces the protein MNVPTAIARLLDTLGLVTYDGPGNDVFIDAMPTTPDVAVVITGYGGPEADVAGGWDHPRIQIRVRGTADPRISRSRLQAIYDALHGLSGITLPDGTWLADCHGLQSSPQSLGRDSNGRHEHAINFELDVRNPARA, from the coding sequence GTGAACGTCCCCACCGCGATCGCCCGCCTGCTCGACACGCTCGGCCTCGTCACCTACGACGGGCCCGGCAACGACGTGTTCATCGATGCGATGCCGACCACTCCCGATGTCGCCGTCGTCATCACCGGTTACGGCGGCCCGGAAGCCGACGTCGCAGGCGGCTGGGACCACCCCCGCATCCAGATCCGGGTCCGAGGGACCGCTGACCCGCGCATCTCCCGCAGCCGACTGCAGGCCATCTACGACGCCCTGCACGGCCTGTCCGGCATCACCCTGCCGGACGGGACCTGGCTGGCCGACTGCCACGGCCTGCAGTCCTCCCCCCAAAGCCTCGGCCGCGACTCCAACGGCCGGCACGAGCACGCCATCAATTTCGAGCTCGATGTCCGCAACCCCGCACGTGCCTGA
- a CDS encoding minor capsid protein gives MTRMSLNWRGAAIKAAGERGAERGLALAAEHLLEEANRHVPIEEGTLMRSGTTQVDGLEAAVSYDTPYAIVQHERLDYTHASGRTAKYLERPAMSERDVIAKLIQREIAAALSRGGGLL, from the coding sequence ATGACACGGATGAGCCTCAACTGGCGAGGCGCCGCCATCAAGGCAGCCGGAGAGCGCGGCGCCGAACGTGGCCTCGCCCTCGCCGCCGAACACCTCCTCGAAGAAGCCAACCGACACGTCCCCATCGAGGAAGGGACGCTGATGCGGTCCGGGACCACCCAGGTCGACGGGCTGGAAGCCGCCGTGTCGTACGACACCCCCTACGCGATCGTCCAGCACGAGAGGCTCGACTACACCCACGCATCCGGCCGCACCGCGAAGTACCTCGAACGGCCCGCGATGTCCGAGCGCGACGTCATCGCGAAGCTGATCCAACGAGAGATCGCAGCGGCCCTCTCCCGCGGCGGGGGACTGCTGTGA
- a CDS encoding P22 coat protein - protein 5 domain protein: MLALLALILGAITALLGGFPTIAAALAFAAVALMPAPIKGVRSRFDLAAQTGDISSFVPEFWIRELLRKLRHAHIFGQPNVANRNYQGTISQAGDTVTINQVGEVTIKDYERDDIDPPEELSTEARQLLIDQEKYFNFMVDDVDAAQAAGSVMDGGMESAAFQLRDVADRHLASFHADAAAANRIGTDVDPVSISDPAHAYFYLNRLALKLDNAGVPSEGRYAVLPTWFASLLSLDKRFTSAGDYGGGNSPLLNGEVGRAAGFNLLTSRNAPSGTDGVDTDNDKVIAGHPMALSFAEQINKVEAYRPERRFGDAVKGLHVYGAKLVYPEAWAVGSFVDGVGDSPPAA, translated from the coding sequence GTGCTCGCACTTCTCGCGCTCATCCTCGGGGCCATCACCGCACTGCTCGGTGGGTTCCCGACCATCGCCGCCGCACTCGCCTTCGCCGCGGTCGCACTCATGCCCGCCCCCATCAAGGGCGTCCGCTCCCGCTTCGACCTCGCCGCCCAGACCGGCGACATCTCGAGCTTCGTGCCCGAGTTCTGGATCCGGGAGCTGCTCCGCAAGCTCCGGCACGCCCACATCTTCGGGCAGCCCAACGTCGCCAACCGCAACTACCAGGGCACCATCTCGCAGGCCGGCGACACCGTGACCATCAACCAGGTCGGCGAGGTCACGATCAAGGACTACGAGCGGGACGACATCGACCCGCCCGAGGAACTGTCCACCGAAGCCCGCCAGCTCCTCATCGACCAGGAGAAGTACTTCAACTTCATGGTCGACGACGTCGACGCGGCCCAGGCTGCCGGGTCGGTGATGGACGGCGGTATGGAGTCCGCCGCGTTCCAGCTCCGTGACGTGGCCGACCGCCACCTCGCGAGCTTCCACGCCGACGCTGCCGCCGCCAACCGGATCGGCACCGACGTCGACCCGGTGTCGATCTCCGACCCTGCTCACGCCTACTTCTACCTCAACCGGCTTGCCCTCAAGCTCGACAACGCGGGCGTGCCGTCCGAGGGCCGCTACGCGGTCCTGCCGACCTGGTTCGCGTCGCTCCTGTCCCTGGACAAGCGGTTCACCTCCGCCGGCGACTACGGCGGCGGCAACAGCCCGCTGCTCAACGGCGAGGTCGGGCGTGCGGCCGGGTTCAACCTGCTGACGTCCCGCAACGCCCCGTCTGGCACCGACGGCGTGGACACCGACAACGACAAGGTGATCGCTGGCCACCCGATGGCGCTGTCGTTTGCCGAGCAGATCAACAAGGTCGAGGCGTACCGGCCCGAACGCCGCTTCGGCGACGCGGTCAAGGGCCTCCATGTGTACGGCGCCAAGCTCGTCTACCCGGAGGCGTGGGCCGTCGGCTCGTTCGTCGACGGCGTGGGCGACAGCCCGCCGGCGGCCTGA
- a CDS encoding phage minor capsid protein translates to MPISPHMAEDLAKGVADIMVRAEVTMLEQVARRVERGIDQPGWAESKLTEIQQLRAEVEAEVARALGEAREATEEAVRHAYNRGVATAGSDLEAIGVSRELAYGRVDMAKVRALVAETVGLVEQTRTRILRAVPDVYRDVIANASGDVLAGTVTRRQAAQRTLSDFARRGVTGFQDRAGRSWDLPSYTEMAVRTGTGRAVVQGHVDRLVELGQDLVIVSDAPQECVLCRPWEGRVLSLTGQTRGAVRAENLRGDGTVSVTVNGTLDEARGEGLQHPNCRHTIALYQPGVTRPMSQRDTADPQGDQDRQELRRLERGVREWRRREAVAITDDERRLARDKVGEWEARRKAQVARVPASLSYSGGRARLGAR, encoded by the coding sequence ATGCCGATCTCGCCGCACATGGCCGAAGACCTCGCCAAGGGCGTCGCCGACATCATGGTCCGCGCCGAGGTCACGATGCTCGAGCAGGTCGCCCGCCGGGTCGAGCGTGGTATCGATCAGCCGGGATGGGCGGAGTCGAAGCTGACCGAGATCCAGCAGCTACGCGCCGAGGTGGAGGCCGAGGTGGCCCGCGCCCTCGGTGAAGCTCGAGAGGCGACCGAGGAGGCGGTCCGACACGCCTACAACCGTGGTGTCGCGACCGCTGGGTCTGATCTCGAAGCGATCGGCGTGTCCCGCGAACTGGCGTACGGCCGGGTCGACATGGCCAAGGTCCGCGCCCTTGTGGCCGAGACGGTCGGCCTGGTCGAGCAGACCCGTACACGCATCCTCCGTGCGGTCCCTGACGTCTACCGGGACGTGATCGCCAACGCCTCCGGTGACGTGCTGGCCGGCACGGTGACCCGCCGGCAGGCCGCGCAACGGACGTTGTCGGACTTCGCCCGCCGTGGCGTCACCGGATTCCAGGACCGCGCTGGCCGATCGTGGGATCTCCCGTCCTACACGGAGATGGCCGTGCGCACCGGCACCGGTAGGGCGGTGGTCCAGGGGCACGTCGACCGGCTGGTCGAGCTCGGCCAGGACCTGGTGATCGTCTCGGACGCTCCGCAGGAATGCGTCTTGTGCCGGCCGTGGGAAGGCCGGGTGCTGAGCTTGACCGGGCAGACACGCGGGGCGGTGCGGGCGGAGAACCTGCGTGGTGACGGGACCGTGTCGGTGACCGTGAACGGGACGTTGGACGAGGCCCGCGGCGAGGGGCTGCAGCATCCGAACTGCCGGCACACGATCGCGCTGTATCAGCCGGGCGTTACCCGGCCTATGAGCCAGCGCGACACGGCGGATCCGCAGGGCGACCAGGACAGGCAGGAGCTACGGCGTCTGGAGCGTGGGGTGCGGGAGTGGCGACGTCGTGAGGCCGTCGCGATCACCGATGATGAGCGCAGGCTGGCGCGGGACAAGGTGGGCGAGTGGGAGGCACGCCGGAAGGCGCAGGTCGCCAGGGTGCCAGCGTCTCTGTCGTACTCGGGAGGGCGGGCAAGGCTCGGAGCCCGTTAG
- a CDS encoding capsid protein → MPLPEDPKAPWPPKAMKPILRDMQEADAWFSGDVDRLRNFYGTTGTGTSSHLPGFAGGAPGKVRFWPRRAADRAPNRTQIHVPIAADIASTSADLLFSEQLRFPIPGAADGGNRAASVTQDRLDVLVDEGGILTSLIEAAEVCSALGGVYIRAVWDDRDRLPMPTLTVVHADAAFPEWRWGRLSTVTFWTVLLDENGKVWRHLERHEPGVILHGLYVGERDTLGKREAMSAHPHTEALLDGDDRTYDESTKILTVELPDSLRNELTVRYVPNVRPNRRHRHTLHGRSDYDGTYSLMDALDETWSSWMRDLRLGQARVVVSQDALTPKGRGKGATLDIDQEVFTGLDMEPTVDGKPMIEQIQFAIRTKDHADTAFALVERIVSTAGYSPQSFGLHIEGRAESGSALRIREGKTLRTGGRKQRYWTPETVDLLEVLLVLDRDVYGSPVEPDRPAIRWGDSLVDDPQEQATTVEMLRRAQAASIRTRVQMVQPELEGQALEDEVARIQAEEGVTVTDPTGFGD, encoded by the coding sequence ATGCCGCTTCCCGAAGACCCCAAGGCCCCGTGGCCCCCCAAGGCAATGAAGCCCATCCTGCGTGACATGCAGGAAGCCGACGCCTGGTTCTCAGGTGACGTTGATCGGCTCCGCAACTTCTACGGCACCACCGGGACCGGCACGTCCTCCCACCTCCCCGGCTTCGCCGGAGGTGCACCCGGCAAGGTCCGGTTCTGGCCACGCCGTGCTGCCGACCGGGCCCCCAACCGCACCCAAATCCATGTCCCCATTGCCGCAGACATCGCGTCCACCTCCGCTGATCTGCTGTTCTCCGAGCAGCTCCGGTTTCCGATCCCTGGCGCTGCGGACGGCGGCAACCGTGCCGCGTCCGTGACGCAGGACCGCCTCGACGTCCTCGTCGACGAAGGCGGGATCCTCACCTCACTGATCGAAGCTGCCGAGGTCTGCTCGGCCCTCGGCGGCGTCTACATCCGGGCCGTGTGGGACGACCGCGACCGGCTCCCGATGCCCACGTTGACCGTCGTCCATGCCGATGCTGCGTTCCCTGAGTGGCGGTGGGGCCGCCTCTCCACCGTGACGTTCTGGACCGTCCTCCTCGACGAAAACGGCAAGGTATGGCGGCACCTCGAACGTCACGAACCTGGTGTCATCCTCCACGGCCTCTACGTCGGCGAACGTGACACCCTCGGCAAGCGCGAGGCCATGTCCGCGCATCCGCACACCGAGGCGCTCCTGGACGGCGACGACCGCACCTACGACGAGTCGACGAAGATCCTCACCGTCGAGCTGCCCGACTCGCTCCGCAACGAGCTGACCGTCCGTTACGTCCCCAACGTCCGCCCGAACCGCCGTCACCGGCACACGCTGCACGGCCGGTCCGACTACGACGGCACCTACAGCCTGATGGACGCCCTCGACGAGACGTGGTCGTCGTGGATGCGTGACCTCCGGCTCGGTCAGGCCCGTGTGGTCGTGTCCCAGGACGCGCTGACCCCGAAGGGCCGCGGCAAAGGGGCCACGCTCGACATCGACCAAGAGGTCTTCACCGGCCTCGACATGGAACCCACCGTCGACGGCAAGCCGATGATCGAGCAGATCCAGTTCGCCATCCGCACCAAAGACCACGCCGACACCGCGTTCGCGCTCGTCGAACGGATCGTCTCGACCGCCGGCTACTCGCCCCAGTCCTTCGGGCTACACATCGAAGGCAGAGCCGAGTCCGGGTCGGCCCTACGCATCCGTGAGGGAAAGACGCTCAGGACCGGCGGCCGCAAGCAACGCTACTGGACCCCCGAGACCGTGGACCTGCTCGAGGTGCTCCTGGTGCTGGACCGTGACGTGTACGGCTCGCCGGTAGAGCCGGACCGTCCCGCGATCCGGTGGGGCGACTCGCTGGTCGATGATCCGCAGGAGCAGGCGACCACGGTCGAGATGCTGCGCCGCGCTCAGGCAGCGTCGATCCGGACGCGGGTGCAGATGGTGCAGCCGGAGCTCGAGGGGCAGGCGCTCGAGGACGAGGTGGCCCGCATCCAGGCGGAAGAGGGCGTGACAGTGACGGACCCGACCGGGTTTGGTGACTGA
- a CDS encoding PBSX family phage terminase large subunit, giving the protein MSVAPLVGKQLASVQHATARLNIWEGSVRSGKTIGSILAWLRFIRTAPPGNLLMAGRTERTLERNVVHPMQDMLGRKRVRFVRGAGELWVCGRRIYIAGANDERAQEKIRGLTLVGAYVDEVSTVPESFWSMLLTRLSIDGARLFGTTNPDNPRHWLLKDYLNRATVTIDRDGQILGGDGAELLDLARFRFTLHDNPHLPAAYIASLEREFVGLWYRRFILGEWVAAEGAIYDMLDLDGDSSHVVDQLPDVHDWWLTVDYGTTNPFVALLIGEHTDGLVVAREWRWDSRAQRRQLTDGEYATKLQSWVDGGADGLAMPPDVSKVFVDPSAASFIRQLYRDGWSGVTPADNTVEDGIRETSSLLAARRLTIHRSCSGLLDEMAGYSWDPKAQDRGEDAPLKQDDHGPDALRYGVRMLRRVWRRWLDS; this is encoded by the coding sequence GTGAGCGTCGCCCCCCTTGTTGGGAAGCAACTCGCGTCCGTCCAGCATGCCACGGCACGCCTCAACATCTGGGAAGGCTCCGTCCGCTCCGGCAAAACCATCGGATCCATCCTCGCCTGGCTCCGCTTCATCCGCACCGCACCGCCCGGCAACCTCCTGATGGCCGGCCGCACCGAACGCACCCTCGAACGCAACGTCGTCCACCCGATGCAAGACATGCTCGGCCGCAAACGTGTCCGGTTCGTCCGCGGCGCCGGTGAACTCTGGGTCTGCGGCCGACGGATCTACATCGCCGGAGCCAACGACGAACGGGCCCAGGAGAAGATCCGCGGCCTCACCCTCGTCGGCGCCTACGTCGACGAGGTGTCCACGGTCCCTGAGTCGTTCTGGTCGATGCTGCTCACCCGCCTATCGATCGACGGGGCACGGCTGTTCGGGACCACCAACCCGGACAACCCGCGGCACTGGCTGCTGAAGGACTACCTCAACCGTGCGACGGTGACGATCGACCGTGACGGCCAGATCCTCGGTGGTGACGGCGCCGAGCTGCTCGACCTCGCCCGCTTCCGGTTCACCCTCCACGACAACCCCCACCTCCCTGCCGCGTACATCGCCAGCCTCGAGCGCGAGTTCGTCGGGCTGTGGTACCGGCGGTTCATCTTGGGCGAATGGGTTGCCGCCGAGGGCGCGATCTACGACATGCTCGACCTCGACGGCGACAGCTCCCACGTCGTCGACCAGCTGCCCGACGTTCACGACTGGTGGCTGACCGTCGACTACGGCACCACCAACCCGTTCGTCGCCCTCCTGATCGGCGAACACACGGACGGCCTGGTGGTCGCGCGGGAGTGGCGGTGGGATTCGAGGGCGCAGCGCCGTCAGCTCACCGACGGGGAGTACGCGACGAAGCTGCAGTCGTGGGTCGACGGCGGCGCCGACGGCCTGGCCATGCCGCCCGACGTCAGCAAGGTGTTCGTTGACCCGTCCGCAGCCAGCTTCATCCGGCAGCTGTACCGCGACGGCTGGTCAGGCGTCACCCCCGCCGACAACACCGTCGAGGACGGCATCCGCGAAACCTCATCGCTGCTCGCGGCGAGGCGGCTGACGATCCACCGGTCCTGCTCGGGACTGCTCGACGAGATGGCCGGCTACAGCTGGGACCCCAAGGCACAAGACCGCGGCGAAGACGCGCCGCTGAAGCAGGACGACCACGGCCCCGACGCCCTGCGTTACGGGGTGCGGATGCTGCGGCGGGTCTGGCGCCGCTGGCTCGATAGCTGA
- a CDS encoding helix-turn-helix domain-containing protein translates to MGKRGVPLTDNERQRILELVQQGKSYGQVARETGRSQQTVGRIARAAGVAVDQSNLARVVRAQETRRAYGAEARAERLAKLHGRIDRIIDRMGEPHTAFSFGGKDNDYNERRFDEPTSDALRQYAAAVAQLVRAEVDILKYDERGDDDSADVDRWLDHVTGASP, encoded by the coding sequence GTGGGCAAGCGCGGAGTCCCACTGACCGACAACGAACGTCAACGCATCCTCGAGCTCGTCCAGCAAGGCAAGAGCTACGGCCAGGTCGCCCGCGAAACCGGCCGCTCCCAACAAACCGTCGGACGCATCGCCCGAGCCGCCGGGGTGGCCGTGGATCAGTCCAACCTTGCGCGCGTGGTGAGGGCGCAGGAGACGCGGCGTGCGTATGGGGCGGAGGCGCGGGCGGAGCGTCTGGCGAAGTTGCATGGCCGGATCGACAGGATCATTGATCGGATGGGGGAGCCGCACACGGCGTTCAGCTTCGGGGGGAAGGACAACGATTACAACGAGCGGCGGTTCGATGAGCCGACGAGTGATGCGTTGCGGCAGTACGCGGCTGCGGTGGCGCAGCTGGTGCGGGCTGAGGTTGACATCTTGAAGTATGACGAGCGTGGGGATGACGACTCGGCGGATGTTGATCGCTGGCTCGACCACGTCACGGGGGCTTCACCGTGA